The genomic segment ACCGAAAACGCGATCGCCGGGCGCGAACGCCGTTACGTCCGGTCCTGTCGCTTCAACCACCCCCGAAGCGTAAAAACCGGGGGTGTAGGGCATGGTTACCGGAAAAACCTGTTGAAGCCAGCCGTTGCGAATTTTGAAGTCGAGCGGAATGACTGCTGCATACACGATGCGAACGAGCGCTTCGTCAGCCGCAGGTTGGGGGCGATCGATCGTTTGTATTTTTGAAACATCCGGACCGCCATACGCATGAACCTGAATCGCTTGCATGGTCTTGTCAGACATTTTTATCTCTCCTTTGATATTCATCGTTTTGATTGATTCGAATCAACTTTCGAGTACGGCGGTAATCTTTTTGGCCAAAGCGACGAACTGCGCCTTTTCTTCATCGTTCAGATTTTCAATCGTGATCTCTTCCATCTTGCTCCAGGCCTCGTTGACTCTGGATTCGACTTCGCGACCTGCCTGGGTGAGCGATACGAGCGTCACTCGTTTGTCTTCCGCCGAGCGGCTGCAGGAGACGAGCCCCGCATCTTCCAGGCGCCGAACGGACTTCGCGATGGTCGAATGATCAAGGCGCAGCGATCTCGAGAGACTATTCTGCGATTGGCTGTCCCGCTGCCATAGCTGCATCAGTACGAGCTCCTGCCCGGGATATAAGCCTGCTTCCCGAAGCAGCTGTCCCGCAACGCGGTGATGGGAACGAGCCAGGCTGAAAATCGAAAAGCTAACGGGAAATCGGGTGACGGCACTGATTTCATTCTCAGCAGCTCCATCGTTGTCGCTGATTTTCAATTCGGTTATTCCTCCCTAATATGTGGTCGTCAACATATATCCTGAAACTAAGATAACATTCAGATATGTTGCCGTCAACATAAGTTCAAAATAAACCTTAGCAAGCTGTTCGTCTGAACATAATCTGTTAAAGTATGGTTATAAGCACCTTTCGATTGGGGGGAGAACGGCCGTGAGGTTAAACCATCTTAATCTAACCGTTAGCGACGTGAAAGCAACTGCGGAATTTTTGGTTCGTTACTTTGATTTGCAGATCGGAACGACCCGCGGAAGCGGCTTTGCCGTGCTGTTTGACGACAGCGGGTTCGTGCTTACGTTGATGAAAGGCAAGCAAGTCGCCTATCCCGAAACTTTTCATATCGGCTTTATTCAAGCCAGCGAGGAGCGGGTGAACGAGATCAACCAAAGGTTGAGAGAGGATGGATTTGACGTGAATCCCCCGGAACGCTCTCATGCTTGGACGTTCTACGTCAAAGCGCCTGGCGGATTCCTGGTCGAGGTTCTTCATTGATCGTCCATTTCCAAGTACCTGTTTTTAGTGAGTAAAGTCCCATTTCGATAAGAAATCCGTAAACAAGCCTCACACAAGCATGGGCCTCTTTTTGCGATAGGGGCTTTTTTTGTGCTGTAAATCATAAGGGAACATAGTGTGCGTTAGGTATAAAGACATGAAATCAAGTCGCCCTTCAAAATGGCGCTTGAAAATTAAAAATTATATGTTATATTAACTAACATAACTGTTTAAATTTCGATCATGCCTGTCAGCTTATCTGCTTCATCCAACAACATACACAATTGTTTTCTAGGGTTCCGCGGCTGCATGTACCGCCGGTCTGGTCCGAGAGAAGACGCACGGCACAGCGGCCGTGTCCACGGAGGGATAAAAGCCCGGGAGGATATGTTACATATCTTCCTGCGGCTTTTATTTTTTTGTTTTTTGAGACAGGAAAGGGGAGCTAAGGGATGAAACAAGAGGTTACGCTTCGCCAATCGCTGACGCTGGTTCAGGTCGTCGCGCTGGGCTTGGCCTGGATGACGCCGATGATTTACTTTTCCGTATTCGGCATCGCTTACGACGCGTCAAAAGGGATGATCACCGAGGCTTACTCGTTGTCGGTCGTGGCCATTTTTTTCACGGCATACAGCTACAGCGTCATGGCGAAAGTTTTCCCGGGCTCCGGCTCGTCTTACACGTACGTGAAAAAATCGATGCATCCGATTCCGGGGTTTACGGTCGGTTGGGCGATCCTGCTGGATTATCTGTTCTCGCCGATCATCGCCTGCCTCACGTTCGGCATCTACCTGCACGCCCAGTTCCCGGCCGTTCCGGCCTTTGTCTGGATCATTCTGCTCAACATCGTGCTGGCAGTCGTCAACATCGCGGGCATCCAGTTTTCCGCAAGTCTCAGCAAGCTGTTCGTCTTGTTCCAGATCATCTTCATCGCGCTGTTCTGCGCTTACTTGATCAAGGGCTTCCATGGCTTCGAGGGGGTCGCCCAGCCCTTCGCGAACCTTGATGTGGGCTTGCCGACGATTCTCGCGGGGGCCTCGATCATCTGCTTCTCCTTCCTTGGCTTCGATACGGTGTCGACGTTGGCGGAGGAGACGATTCAACCCAAGAAAACGATCCCCAGGGCGATTATGCTCATCAT from the Cohnella hashimotonis genome contains:
- a CDS encoding MarR family winged helix-turn-helix transcriptional regulator, producing the protein MKISDNDGAAENEISAVTRFPVSFSIFSLARSHHRVAGQLLREAGLYPGQELVLMQLWQRDSQSQNSLSRSLRLDHSTIAKSVRRLEDAGLVSCSRSAEDKRVTLVSLTQAGREVESRVNEAWSKMEEITIENLNDEEKAQFVALAKKITAVLES
- a CDS encoding APC family permease encodes the protein MKQEVTLRQSLTLVQVVALGLAWMTPMIYFSVFGIAYDASKGMITEAYSLSVVAIFFTAYSYSVMAKVFPGSGSSYTYVKKSMHPIPGFTVGWAILLDYLFSPIIACLTFGIYLHAQFPAVPAFVWIILLNIVLAVVNIAGIQFSASLSKLFVLFQIIFIALFCAYLIKGFHGFEGVAQPFANLDVGLPTILAGASIICFSFLGFDTVSTLAEETIQPKKTIPRAIMLIILIASVLYVVTSYLIQISYPHLTFVNLDSAGFELMKMAGGATLGAIFTTVLIFAIFTQGLTSVTSVSRLLYVLGRDSILPKGFFGKLHPKYRTPVNNIVLVSIVSLLALVISLDMAVKFVSFGALTSFAFVNLSVIAECYIKRRQRSLKQTFQYLVFPLAGASFIVWLITLLDANALTLGCIWLAAGLAYYLFRTRKSRSFSASANLFDGAPAAIKSE
- a CDS encoding VOC family protein, giving the protein MRLNHLNLTVSDVKATAEFLVRYFDLQIGTTRGSGFAVLFDDSGFVLTLMKGKQVAYPETFHIGFIQASEERVNEINQRLREDGFDVNPPERSHAWTFYVKAPGGFLVEVLH